A stretch of the Mycobacteroides immunogenum genome encodes the following:
- a CDS encoding glutamate-5-semialdehyde dehydrogenase, with product MSVSTNELAPGIAGSVTPVPGAEAPAKSDLRAHVHDAARRARVAARALARLTSDAKNTALLAAADALVAATDSIIAANADDLRRAREAGIGEAMLDRLALDAGRIGGIATGLRQVAGLPDPVGEILRGSSRPNGLRLRQIRVPLGVVGMVYEGRPNVTVDAFGLTLKSGNAVLLRGSSSAATSNAELVRVLREALVAAGLPADTVQLLDSQDRVTVTHLIQARGLVDVVIPRGGAGLIDAVVRDAQVPTIETGVGNCHVYVHAEADLALAERIVLNSKTRRPSVCNAAETLLIDRAIADVAVPRLIGALQAAGVTVHADLSVPGVVPVTEEDFETEYLSLDIAAAVVDDLDAAIRHIDRYSSGHTDAIVTANLGAAQEFTDRVDSAAVMVNASTAFTDGEQFGFGAEIGISTQKLHARGPMGLPELTTTKWIVLGDGQIRPV from the coding sequence ATGAGCGTTTCAACCAACGAGTTGGCTCCTGGAATCGCGGGGTCGGTGACGCCCGTCCCGGGGGCCGAAGCGCCTGCGAAATCAGACCTGCGCGCGCATGTTCATGACGCCGCGCGGCGGGCGCGGGTCGCGGCGCGCGCTCTGGCGCGACTGACCTCCGATGCCAAGAACACCGCGCTGCTTGCCGCGGCCGATGCTCTCGTGGCTGCCACCGATTCGATCATCGCGGCCAATGCCGATGACCTGCGGCGCGCACGGGAAGCCGGCATCGGGGAGGCGATGCTCGACCGTTTGGCCCTCGACGCCGGCCGGATCGGCGGCATCGCCACCGGGTTGCGCCAAGTCGCCGGTCTGCCCGATCCGGTGGGTGAGATCCTGCGCGGCTCCTCCCGTCCCAACGGCCTGCGGTTGCGTCAGATCAGGGTGCCGCTGGGGGTTGTCGGCATGGTTTATGAGGGGCGCCCGAACGTCACCGTGGATGCCTTCGGGCTGACCCTCAAGTCGGGTAACGCGGTGCTGCTGCGCGGCAGTTCGTCGGCCGCCACGTCCAATGCCGAGCTGGTACGGGTGCTGCGTGAGGCGCTGGTCGCCGCCGGGCTGCCCGCCGACACCGTGCAGCTGCTGGACAGCCAGGACCGGGTGACTGTCACCCATCTCATCCAGGCGCGCGGTCTCGTCGATGTGGTGATACCGCGCGGTGGGGCCGGCCTCATCGACGCGGTGGTGCGTGACGCGCAGGTGCCGACCATTGAAACCGGTGTGGGTAACTGCCACGTATATGTGCATGCCGAAGCCGATCTCGCGTTGGCGGAGCGGATTGTGTTGAACTCCAAGACTCGTCGGCCCAGCGTGTGTAATGCCGCTGAGACGCTGTTGATCGATCGGGCCATCGCGGATGTCGCCGTGCCACGGTTGATCGGAGCCCTGCAGGCCGCGGGGGTCACCGTGCACGCCGATCTTTCCGTGCCGGGTGTGGTTCCGGTGACCGAGGAGGACTTCGAGACCGAGTATCTGTCGCTGGATATCGCGGCCGCTGTCGTCGACGACCTCGATGCCGCCATCCGCCACATCGACCGGTACTCCAGCGGGCACACCGACGCCATCGTCACCGCGAATCTCGGTGCGGCCCAGGAGTTCACCGACAGGGTGGACAGCGCGGCCGTCATGGTCAACGCCTCGACCGCATTCACCGACGGTGAGCAATTCGGCTTCGGTGCCGAGATCGGTATCTCCACCCAGAAGTTGCACGCCCGTGGCCCGATGGGGCTACCCGAACTGACCACCACCAAGTGGATCGTCCTCGGCGACGGTCAGATCCGTCCCGTCTAA
- a CDS encoding AAA family ATPase, translated as MSDPLRPSGSSQSRTQTAPLFTSIDDVTARLAETGYLADTATATAVFLADRLGKPLLVEGPAGVGKTELARAVAQTTGSGLVRLQCYEGVDEARALYEWNHAKQILRIQAGSGDWDETKTDVFAEEFLLSRPLLTAIRREDPTVLLIDETDKADIEIEGLLLEVLSDFAVTIPELGTITASRKPFVLLTSNATRELSEALKRRCLFLHIDFPDAELERRILLKRVPELPASLAEELVRIIGVLRNMQLKKVPSVAETIDWGRTILALGLDTLDDAVIASTLGVILKHHSDQQRAAGELRLN; from the coding sequence GTGTCTGATCCTCTTCGCCCGAGCGGCTCATCGCAGTCCCGAACCCAGACCGCGCCGCTGTTCACGAGCATCGACGATGTCACCGCGCGTTTGGCAGAGACCGGCTACCTCGCCGACACCGCCACGGCGACAGCGGTATTCCTCGCAGACCGGCTGGGTAAGCCACTTCTGGTGGAGGGTCCGGCGGGTGTGGGTAAGACCGAGTTGGCCAGGGCGGTGGCGCAAACCACCGGCTCCGGGCTGGTGCGGCTGCAGTGCTACGAGGGGGTCGACGAGGCGCGCGCTCTCTACGAATGGAACCACGCCAAGCAGATCCTGCGGATCCAGGCCGGATCGGGTGACTGGGATGAGACGAAGACCGACGTCTTCGCCGAGGAGTTCCTGCTGTCCCGGCCATTACTGACGGCGATTCGCCGCGAAGACCCCACGGTGCTGCTGATCGATGAGACCGACAAGGCCGACATCGAGATCGAGGGCCTGCTGCTGGAGGTGCTCAGTGATTTCGCGGTCACCATCCCCGAGCTGGGCACCATCACCGCCAGCCGAAAGCCCTTCGTGCTGTTGACCTCCAATGCCACCCGCGAGCTCTCCGAAGCGCTCAAGCGGCGCTGCCTGTTCCTGCACATCGATTTTCCCGATGCCGAGCTGGAGCGGCGCATCCTGCTCAAACGGGTGCCCGAACTGCCCGCGTCGCTGGCCGAGGAGCTGGTGCGCATCATCGGCGTGCTGCGCAACATGCAGCTCAAAAAGGTGCCCTCGGTGGCCGAGACCATCGATTGGGGCCGCACCATCCTGGCGCTCGGCCTGGACACCCTGGACGATGCCGTCATCGCATCGACGCTCGGCGTGATTCTCAAACATCACTCCGATCAGCAGCGGGCCGCAGGAGAGCTGAGGCTGAACTGA
- a CDS encoding vWA domain-containing protein → MPARRPPKAVLPLAPHGLPGHLVGFVEALREQGISVGPSETVDAGRVLTVLGLQSRAELREGLACALLRRADHRPTFDVLFDLWFPPALGARFVEVDSEESIPLDIRDIEQVRDELVDLLASDAGDVPLNALIAQIVEAYGKYNSTRGTSYSAYQAMKSLSLDQIEAKLLAGLLGGGDDDSAASPTDQAVAKAIAKERISKVRQLVEAETKRRTAEQLGRERVTGYGVPQLAENVEFLRASGEQLRNMRRVVHPLARMLASRLAARRRRAHTGQIDLRRTLRKSMSTGGVPIDVVQKKPRPARPELVVLCDVSGSVAGFSHFTLLLVNALRQQFSRVRVFAFIDTTDEVTHLFTPDTDLAEAIVRITREAQVFTGDGHSDYGHAFKTFVEKFPTVLSPRSALLILGDGRTNYRNPAVEVLSSMVSSSRHAHWLNPEPKNHWGTGDSAAKRYQDAITMHECRSAKQLAAVIDNLLPV, encoded by the coding sequence ATGCCCGCGCGTAGGCCCCCCAAGGCGGTGCTGCCCCTCGCACCGCACGGTCTGCCGGGCCACCTGGTGGGCTTCGTGGAAGCACTACGCGAACAAGGTATTTCGGTGGGTCCATCGGAGACGGTGGACGCGGGCCGGGTGCTGACAGTACTGGGCTTGCAGAGCCGCGCCGAGCTGCGCGAGGGCTTGGCCTGTGCGCTGCTGCGCCGCGCCGATCACCGCCCCACGTTCGATGTGTTGTTCGACCTCTGGTTCCCGCCGGCGCTCGGTGCGCGCTTCGTTGAGGTGGATTCGGAGGAATCGATACCTCTGGACATTCGGGACATCGAGCAGGTGCGCGACGAGCTGGTGGATCTGTTGGCTTCCGATGCCGGTGACGTACCACTGAACGCGTTGATCGCTCAGATCGTGGAGGCTTACGGGAAGTACAACTCCACCCGTGGCACCTCCTACTCGGCGTACCAGGCCATGAAATCGCTGTCCCTGGACCAGATCGAGGCCAAGCTGTTGGCCGGCTTACTCGGCGGCGGAGACGATGACTCCGCGGCCTCGCCCACGGATCAAGCTGTCGCGAAAGCAATTGCCAAGGAACGTATTTCGAAGGTGCGCCAGCTCGTCGAGGCGGAGACCAAGCGCCGCACCGCGGAACAGCTCGGGCGCGAACGCGTGACCGGGTACGGGGTGCCGCAGCTTGCCGAAAACGTCGAGTTCCTGCGTGCCTCGGGAGAACAGCTGCGCAATATGCGCCGCGTGGTGCACCCACTGGCGCGCATGCTGGCCAGCCGCCTCGCGGCCCGGCGCCGGCGCGCTCATACCGGCCAGATCGATCTGCGCCGCACCCTGCGCAAATCCATGTCCACCGGTGGGGTGCCGATCGATGTCGTGCAGAAAAAACCCCGCCCGGCGCGGCCCGAGCTGGTGGTGCTGTGCGACGTGTCGGGATCGGTCGCCGGGTTCTCACATTTCACGCTGCTGCTGGTGAACGCGCTGCGGCAACAGTTCTCCCGGGTACGCGTCTTCGCCTTCATCGACACCACCGATGAGGTGACTCACCTGTTCACGCCGGACACCGACCTGGCCGAGGCCATCGTGCGGATCACCCGCGAAGCACAGGTCTTCACCGGTGACGGGCACAGTGACTACGGACATGCGTTCAAGACGTTCGTGGAGAAGTTCCCGACGGTGTTGTCCCCGCGCAGTGCGCTGCTGATTCTGGGGGACGGCCGCACCAATTACCGCAACCCTGCCGTGGAGGTGTTGTCGTCGATGGTGTCCTCCAGCCGTCACGCGCATTGGCTCAATCCCGAGCCCAAGAACCACTGGGGGACGGGTGACTCGGCCGCCAAGCGCTACCAAGACGCCATCACCATGCACGAATGTCGCTCGGCCAAGCAGCTGGCCGCGGTGATCGATAACCTGCTGCCGGTTTAG